From one Mytilus edulis chromosome 1, xbMytEdul2.2, whole genome shotgun sequence genomic stretch:
- the LOC139482037 gene encoding probable E3 ubiquitin-protein ligase MID2, whose translation MAHGNYSEIESKCGICLSPYAEPRLLDCYHTFCTPCLEKLDVHDNYLTCPLCRTHISVPDKGVSGLKSYPFKFEQSQSVNNSTDICEFCSKENSAVAKCLECKIILCLNCRDYHRILKTSQNHSLENFKGDQLDKINEKSIKECEEHRKELTLFCKPCNIFLCSECAEKSHRIHDNQNLSLLIQTRKKTLLTRTASLKSRISVLKNTEELVQQEENVYHKHSNITKKDIIAHAKSVKDVFCNTIDILTNKSLATIDKIKKKDVKVIDTYLNEIETEQLSLAGLIRTTEDFIKSSSDQQFMDDFFTIGSHLDKVLTKTGKTLPPLNNLKFKSGEFNEAIIEQLFGELDNSTRENVITPLYQKLPTPAIFPKAKVEHTFTLSDKIINIVAANDDNMWIFTNNLVSLYNRSGVLSSTFTPPVYSKQMLRKSADELWFWTGQSAVKRVNTQFQDGYKVPFEGGLVGCFIQNGNLLVYNMDEEVFYEVTEQEGVRNKIKIEDPTEELANNDIFTRTNILMAETSNSNLVFSSQSNIVVVADKHGTIIKTFEREPGASFRGITLDNYGQILVVDYQMDTIDILSEDGVFHRNLMNNDNGDKIIYRANHITLDKCGFLWVFDNVKKMTIFSWQ comes from the coding sequence ATGGCGCATGGAAACTATTCTGAAATCGAATCAAAATGTGGAATCTGCTTGTCTCCGTACGCAGAACCAAGGCTTTTGGACTGTTACCATACATTTTGCACACCATGTCTCGAAAAACTGGACGTTCATGATAATTATCTGACATGTCCGTTATGTAGGACACACATTTCTGTACCAGACAAAGGGGTAAGCGGTTTGAAATCTTATCCTTTCAAATTTGAACAATCTCAAAGCGTCAATAACTCTACAGATATTTGCGAATTCTGTTCTAAAGAAAATTCTGCAGTTGCTAAATGTCTCGAATGCAAGATAATTTTATGTTTGAACTGTCGCGACTACCATAGGATACTAAAAACGTCACAGAACCACTCTCTCGAGAATTTCAAAGGAGATCAATTGGACAAAATCAACGAGAAGTCAATAAAAGAATGCGAGGAACATAGAAAAGAGTTAACTTTATTTTGTAAACCTTGTAATATATTCTTATGTAGTGAATGTGCAGAAAAATCACATCGGATACACGATAATCAGAACCTGTCACTATTAATTCAGACTAGGAAGAAAACTTTACTGACCAGAACAGCAAGCTTGAAATCGAGAATATCAGTTCTCAAAAACACTGAAGAATTGGTTCAACAAGAGGAAAATGTGTACCATAAACACAGTAATATAACGAAGAAAGATATAATAGCACACGCTAAAAGTGTTAAAGATGTATTTTGTAATACCATCGATATACTGACAAACAAAAGTCTGGCTACAATTGACAAGATTAAAAAGAAAGATGTTAAAGTAATTGATACTTACTTGAATGAGATAGAAACAGAACAATTGTCACTCGCTGGTCTGATCAGGACAACGGAGGATTTCATAAAAAGTTCTTCAGATCAGCAGTTTATGGATGACTTTTTCACCATTGGTAGCCATCTTGACAAAGTTCTGACCAAGACGGGAAAAACTTTACCTCCTTTAAATAACTTGAAATTCAAAAGTGGTGAATTCAATGAAGCGATAATTGAACAATTATTTGGAGAACTTGATAATAGTACAAGAGAAAATGTTATTACTCCTTTATATCAAAAGTTGCCAACGCCTGCAATATTCCCTAAAGCAAAAGTAGAACATACGTTTACACTTTCagacaaaattataaatattgttgCAGCCAATGACGACAATATGTGGATATTCACGAATAATTTAGTCAGTCTCTATAATCGCAGCGGGGTTTTGAGTTCTACGTTTACACCACCAGTATATAGCAAACAAATGCTTAGAAAATCTGCAGATGAATTATGGTTCTGGACTGGACAGTCTGCAGTGAAGAGAGTAAATACACAATTTCAGGATGGGTACAAAGTCCCATTTGAAGGTGGGTTGGTTGGGTGTTTcattcaaaatggaaatttacttgtttataatATGGACGAAGAAGTGTTTTATGAGGTGACAGAACAAGAAGGTGttcgaaacaaaataaaaatcgaAGATCCGACTGAGGAACTGGCAAACAATGACATTTTCACTCGTACAAATATTTTGATGGCGGAAACTTCGAACTCGAATCTGGTTTTTTCATCACAAAGCAACATTGTTGTTGTCGCCGATAAGCATGGAACAATTATTAAGACATTTGAACGTGAACCAGGTGCAAGCTTCCGAGGTATAACTTTAGATAATTACGGGCAAATTCTAGTAGTGGATTATCAGATGGATACAATCGATATTTTATCTGAGGATGGTGTTTTTCATCGAAACTTGATGAATAATGATAATGGTGATAAAATCATATATAGAGCAAATCATATCACTTTAGATAAATGTGGCTTTCTATGGGTGTTTGATAATGTTAAGAAGATGACAATATTTTCATGGCAATAA